The Carassius auratus strain Wakin unplaced genomic scaffold, ASM336829v1 scaf_tig00007867, whole genome shotgun sequence genome has a segment encoding these proteins:
- the LOC113071715 gene encoding HIV Tat-specific factor 1-like translates to MCQMALNGRWFGGRKLSAELWDGVTDYQVEETSREREERLKTWSSFLTDESASAKAKADSSEAAEQQNPSTQEAAEQTRQEEHTDESTAKPKEGKMRRRRTR, encoded by the exons ATGTGTCAGATGGCTCTGAATGGACGCTGGTTTGGTGGGAGGAAACTGTCAGCGGAGCTGTGGGATGGTGTAACTGACTACCAG GTTGAGGAAACCTCACGAGAACGAGAAGAGAGACTGAAAACCTGGTCCTCTTTTCTGACTGATGAGAGTGCATCTGCCAAAGCTAAGGCAGACTCTTCAGAAGCAGCTGAACAACAGAATCCCAGCACTCAAGAAGCAGCAGAACAGACTCGACAAGAGGAACATACAGACGAAAGTACTGCAAAACCAAAAGAggggaagatgaggaggaggaggacgaggtAG
- the LOC113071713 gene encoding pinopsin-like isoform X1: MVFKQPESQTNFIFLHLLRYRVRVCAFQPTMVTVRCFMFLRESLENGSQLDLTPVDQPGFSRTGYTVVAVCLGIILIFGFLNNFLVLLVFARFHVLRTPINLILLNISVSDMLVCIFGTPLSFAASVHGRWLTGVHGCRWYGFANALFGIVSLVSLAVLSYERYSTILCCSKADVSDYRKAWLFITGCWLYSLMWTVPPLFGWSSYGLEGPGTTCSVQWNEPSPETRSYVICLFVFCLLLPLLLMVYCYGKILIAIHGVAKINQTAAQRRETHVLVMVVSMVSCYLLCWMPYGVMALLGTFSVGVVSPTASVVSSILAKSSTVLNPIIYVLFNNQFYRCFIALVRCGPEPPAHLTLHTEEGGAQRDCIPMGSYDATSPPDSPDKFGTQRASVQRGSKTLVLVVHCAS, translated from the exons ATGGTATTTAAACAACCTGAGAGTCAAACTAACTTTATCTTTCTTCATCTTCTGCGTTACAGAGTACGGGTGTGCGCTTTTCAGCCTACTATGGTTACTGTCCGCTGTTTTATGTTCCTCAGAGAGTCCTTAGAGAACGGCAGTCAGCTCGACCTGACTCCTGTAGATCAGCCCGGGTTCAGCCGCACGGGATACACTGTAGTGGCAGTGTGTTTGGGAATTATCTTAATTTTCGGTTTCCTAAATAACTTTCTTGTTCTTTTGGTCTTCGCCCGCTTTCATGTCCTGAGGACTCCGATCAACTTAATACTGCTGAACATCAGTGTGAGCGACATGCTCGTTTGTATTTTTGGCACACCTTTAAGTTTCGCCGCGTCTGTGCACGGCCGGTGGCTGACGGGAGTTCATGGCTGCAGGTGGTATGGCTTTGCCAACGCGCTGTTCG GCATTGTTTCACTGGTATCCCTTGCTGTGCTGTCTTACGAGCGCTACAGCACCATCCTCTGCTGTTCAAAAGCAGATGTGTCTGACTATAGGAAGGCCTGGCTCTTCATCACGGGCTGCTGGCTGTACTCTCTCATGTGGACAGTGCCGCCACTCTTCGGCTGGAGCAGCTATGGTCTTGAGGGTCCCGGCACCACCTGTTCAGTCCAGTGGAACGAGCCCTCCCCGGAAACACGATCTTACGTCATCTGCCtctttgtcttttgtctgctgctGCCTCTTCTTCTGATGGTCTACTGCTACGGGAAGATCCTCATTGCCATTCATGGG GTTGCTAAGATCAATCAGACAGCTGCACAGAGGAGGGAAACGCACGTGCTGGTGATGGTGGTTTCCATGGTGTCCTGTTACCTGCTCTGCTGGATGCCGTACGGGGTCATGGCATTGCTTGGCACATTCAGCGTCGGTGTTGTCAGCCCCACAGCCAGCGTCGTGTCATCCATACTAGCAAAGAGCAGCACTGTTCTAAACCCCATCATATATGTTCTGTTCAATAATCAG TTTTACAGGTGCTTTATAGCTTTAGTAAGATGTGGGCCAGAACCTCCAGCCCATCTCACCCTTCATACAGAAGAAGGCGGTGCTCAACGGGACTGTATCCCtatggggtcatatgatgctactTCTCCGCCAGACAGCCCAGACAAGTTTGGGACCCAGAGGGCTTCAGTACAAAGAGGTAGTAAGACTTTGGTGCTTGTGGTGCATTGTGCTTCATAA
- the LOC113071713 gene encoding opsin-3-like isoform X2 produces MVFKQPESQTNFIFLHLLRYRVRVCAFQPTMVTVRCFMFLRESLENGSQLDLTPVDQPGFSRTGYTVVAVCLGIILIFGFLNNFLVLLVFARFHVLRTPINLILLNISVSDMLVCIFGTPLSFAASVHGRWLTGVHGCRWYGFANALFGIVSLVSLAVLSYERYSTILCCSKADVSDYRKAWLFITGCWLYSLMWTVPPLFGWSSYGLEGPGTTCSVQWNEPSPETRSYVICLFVFCLLLPLLLMVYCYGKILIAIHGVAKINQTAAQRRETHVLVMVVSMVSCYLLCWMPYGVMALLGTFSVGVVSPTASVVSSILAKSSTVLNPIIYVLFNNQVLYSFSKMWARTSSPSHPSYRRRRCSTGLYPYGVI; encoded by the exons ATGGTATTTAAACAACCTGAGAGTCAAACTAACTTTATCTTTCTTCATCTTCTGCGTTACAGAGTACGGGTGTGCGCTTTTCAGCCTACTATGGTTACTGTCCGCTGTTTTATGTTCCTCAGAGAGTCCTTAGAGAACGGCAGTCAGCTCGACCTGACTCCTGTAGATCAGCCCGGGTTCAGCCGCACGGGATACACTGTAGTGGCAGTGTGTTTGGGAATTATCTTAATTTTCGGTTTCCTAAATAACTTTCTTGTTCTTTTGGTCTTCGCCCGCTTTCATGTCCTGAGGACTCCGATCAACTTAATACTGCTGAACATCAGTGTGAGCGACATGCTCGTTTGTATTTTTGGCACACCTTTAAGTTTCGCCGCGTCTGTGCACGGCCGGTGGCTGACGGGAGTTCATGGCTGCAGGTGGTATGGCTTTGCCAACGCGCTGTTCG GCATTGTTTCACTGGTATCCCTTGCTGTGCTGTCTTACGAGCGCTACAGCACCATCCTCTGCTGTTCAAAAGCAGATGTGTCTGACTATAGGAAGGCCTGGCTCTTCATCACGGGCTGCTGGCTGTACTCTCTCATGTGGACAGTGCCGCCACTCTTCGGCTGGAGCAGCTATGGTCTTGAGGGTCCCGGCACCACCTGTTCAGTCCAGTGGAACGAGCCCTCCCCGGAAACACGATCTTACGTCATCTGCCtctttgtcttttgtctgctgctGCCTCTTCTTCTGATGGTCTACTGCTACGGGAAGATCCTCATTGCCATTCATGGG GTTGCTAAGATCAATCAGACAGCTGCACAGAGGAGGGAAACGCACGTGCTGGTGATGGTGGTTTCCATGGTGTCCTGTTACCTGCTCTGCTGGATGCCGTACGGGGTCATGGCATTGCTTGGCACATTCAGCGTCGGTGTTGTCAGCCCCACAGCCAGCGTCGTGTCATCCATACTAGCAAAGAGCAGCACTGTTCTAAACCCCATCATATATGTTCTGTTCAATAATCAG GTGCTTTATAGCTTTAGTAAGATGTGGGCCAGAACCTCCAGCCCATCTCACCCTTCATACAGAAGAAGGCGGTGCTCAACGGGACTGTATCCCtatggggtcatatga